Proteins encoded by one window of Anas platyrhynchos isolate ZD024472 breed Pekin duck chromosome 14, IASCAAS_PekinDuck_T2T, whole genome shotgun sequence:
- the CXCL14 gene encoding C-X-C motif chemokine 14 yields the protein MKLLTAALLLLFIAMCLASAEGVKCKCSRKGPKIRFSNVRKLEIKPRYPFCVEEMIIVTLWTRVRGEQQHCLNPKRQNTVRLLKWYRVWKEKGRVYEE from the exons ATGAAGCTCCTGACAGCGGCTTTGCTCCTCTTGTTCATCGCGATGTGCTTAGCCAGCGCGGAAG GCGTAAAGTGCAAATGTTCCAGAAAAGGTCCTAAGATCAGATTCTCTAATGTACGGAAGCTGGAAATAAAGCCGAGGTACCCGTTTTGCGTGGAGGAGATGATTAT CGTGACCCTGTGGACGCGGGTCAGAGgcgagcagcagcactgcctgaACCCCAAACGCCAAAACACGGTGAGGCTGCTGAAGTGGTACAGAGTATGGAAGGAGAAAGGCAG GGTTTATGAAGAATAA